In a genomic window of Virgibacillus sp. SK37:
- a CDS encoding type 1 glutamine amidotransferase domain-containing protein has translation MSKKIATVLTDMFEDVEYTDPAKAFKDAGHEVVTIEKEKGKEVTGKNKEATVKIDQSIDDVKPTDFDALFIPGGFSPDQLRADERFVKFAKHFMDEKKPVFAICHGPQLLITAKTLEGRKATGFTSIQVDMEYAGATVEDKEVVVCQDQLVTSRQPDDIPAFNREALNVLK, from the coding sequence ATGAGCAAAAAAATAGCAACTGTACTAACAGATATGTTTGAAGATGTTGAATATACAGATCCGGCAAAAGCATTTAAGGATGCTGGCCACGAAGTTGTTACAATTGAGAAGGAAAAGGGAAAAGAGGTTACTGGTAAAAATAAAGAAGCTACGGTAAAAATTGATCAGTCTATCGATGATGTAAAGCCAACTGATTTCGATGCATTATTTATTCCAGGTGGTTTTTCACCAGATCAATTACGTGCAGATGAGCGATTTGTAAAATTCGCAAAGCATTTCATGGACGAAAAGAAACCAGTTTTTGCAATCTGCCACGGACCACAGTTATTAATAACAGCAAAAACACTAGAAGGAAGAAAGGCAACTGGATTTACCTCTATTCAAGTAGATATGGAATATGCAGGAGCTACTGTGGAAGACAAAGAAGTAGTTGTGTGCCAAGATCAGTTAGTAACCAGTCGTCAGCCGGATGATATTCCAGCTTTCAATCGTGAAGCATTAAATGTATTAAAATAA
- a CDS encoding glycoside hydrolase family 18 protein, translating to MQIHVVQQGDTLYRIANLYNTSIQQIINANELDAPNNLVVGQALVIPIIGQFYFIKQGDTLYSIGQQFGISPQELIQINNLPANFVLPMGFRLYIPPQPKREITSVAYIEPSGDSVSSTLENAATKTSPYLTYLAIFNYNVNRDGTLSPPPLGNLKQIAEGDNTGLMLVVSNLEEGSFSAELGHIILTVQAVQNTLLDNIINVAKEVGFKDVHFDFEFLRAEDREAYNRFLRRAKERLAQEGLMLSTALAPKTSATQTGQWYEAHDYAAHGEIADMVVLMTYEWGYSYGPPMAVSPISEVRKVVEYAITEIPPEKILLGQNLYGYDWTLPFEQGGPAARAISPQQAIALARREQAEIQYDTTAQAPFFTYWDEAGKQHEVWFEDARSIQAKFNLIRELGLRGIAYWKLGLAFPQNWLLLDDQFTVTKPE from the coding sequence TTGCAAATTCACGTCGTCCAGCAAGGTGATACACTGTACAGGATCGCAAATTTATATAATACATCCATTCAGCAAATTATTAATGCCAATGAATTGGATGCACCAAATAACCTAGTAGTAGGTCAGGCACTTGTTATTCCAATCATTGGTCAATTTTACTTTATTAAGCAAGGAGATACGCTATACTCCATCGGACAGCAATTTGGGATTTCCCCCCAGGAACTAATCCAAATAAATAATTTACCTGCAAATTTTGTTCTTCCGATGGGATTTCGTCTATATATCCCACCTCAGCCTAAAAGGGAGATAACCTCTGTGGCGTATATTGAGCCTTCCGGGGATTCTGTTTCCAGCACGTTAGAAAATGCAGCAACCAAGACTTCTCCCTATCTAACCTATCTTGCTATATTCAACTATAATGTAAATAGAGATGGCACATTGTCTCCCCCTCCCTTAGGTAATTTGAAGCAAATAGCTGAGGGTGATAATACCGGGCTTATGCTCGTCGTAAGTAATTTAGAAGAGGGGTCTTTCAGTGCGGAGCTTGGCCATATCATCTTAACAGTGCAAGCTGTTCAAAATACATTATTGGATAATATTATCAATGTTGCTAAAGAAGTTGGCTTTAAGGATGTGCATTTTGATTTTGAATTTCTTAGGGCAGAAGACCGAGAAGCATATAATCGCTTTTTACGGAGAGCGAAAGAACGATTGGCACAGGAAGGGTTAATGCTTTCTACTGCTTTAGCACCTAAAACAAGTGCTACTCAGACTGGACAGTGGTATGAGGCTCATGATTATGCCGCACATGGAGAAATTGCCGATATGGTTGTCTTAATGACATATGAATGGGGTTATAGTTATGGACCTCCTATGGCCGTATCACCAATTAGTGAGGTGAGAAAAGTAGTAGAATATGCAATAACAGAAATACCACCTGAAAAAATTCTCTTAGGCCAGAACTTATATGGGTATGATTGGACATTGCCGTTTGAGCAAGGTGGGCCCGCTGCCCGCGCCATTAGTCCACAGCAGGCAATTGCTTTGGCGAGGCGAGAACAAGCGGAAATTCAATATGATACGACAGCTCAGGCTCCCTTTTTCACGTATTGGGATGAAGCTGGTAAACAACATGAGGTATGGTTTGAAGATGCAAGATCCATTCAAGCCAAATTCAATTTAATTCGAGAATTAGGTCTACGTGGTATTGCTTATTGGAAGCTCGGCTTAGCCTTCCCGCAAAACTGGTTATTATTAGATGATCAATTTACAGTAACAAAGCCTGAGTAA
- a CDS encoding isochorismatase family cysteine hydrolase produces the protein MENTQNNTAVLFVDIINHFDFEGGEKLYEHTKEILPHLKKLKNYAKDNNLPIIYVNDHYGLWQADFRKIIDHCQNDRSQEIIEELKPDDSDYFLIKPQHSAFFQTPLQSLLNELGKTHLIMAGIAGDICILFTAKDAYMYQFDMHIPKNCMASEETDNNNYALYLMRSVMKANIDPF, from the coding sequence ATGGAGAATACCCAAAACAATACTGCAGTTTTATTTGTTGATATTATAAATCATTTTGACTTCGAAGGTGGAGAGAAGCTATATGAACATACAAAGGAAATTCTTCCACACTTAAAAAAGCTCAAAAACTATGCAAAAGACAATAATTTACCCATTATTTATGTAAACGACCATTATGGTTTGTGGCAAGCAGACTTCCGAAAAATCATAGACCATTGTCAAAATGACCGAAGCCAGGAAATTATTGAGGAGCTAAAACCAGATGACAGTGATTACTTTCTTATTAAACCACAGCATTCTGCATTTTTCCAAACACCTCTTCAATCATTATTAAATGAGTTAGGAAAAACACATTTAATTATGGCAGGTATAGCTGGAGATATATGTATTTTATTTACAGCGAAAGATGCTTACATGTATCAATTTGATATGCATATACCAAAAAATTGTATGGCCTCAGAGGAAACAGATAATAACAATTATGCTTTGTATCTAATGAGATCGGTAATGAAGGCAAATATAGATCCCTTTTAA
- the tadA gene encoding tRNA adenosine(34) deaminase TadA codes for MFDEIFMLKAIEEAKKAHKINEVPIGAVIVFKNEIIATGHNVRESSQTTLSHAELIAIEQANQTIGSWRLEDCTLFVTLEPCPMCAGAIVQSRIKRVVYGAADPKAGCAGSLMNLLQDTRFNHQVELTSGVMEKECSMLLKDFFKQLRNRKK; via the coding sequence ATGTTTGATGAAATATTTATGTTAAAAGCAATAGAAGAAGCTAAAAAGGCTCATAAAATAAATGAAGTCCCGATTGGTGCAGTTATTGTATTTAAAAACGAAATCATTGCAACAGGACATAATGTGCGAGAGAGCTCTCAAACTACGCTTTCCCATGCGGAGCTTATTGCAATTGAACAGGCAAACCAAACCATTGGCAGTTGGCGTTTAGAGGATTGTACGCTCTTCGTAACCTTGGAACCATGCCCAATGTGTGCAGGGGCAATTGTTCAATCAAGAATAAAGCGGGTAGTATACGGTGCTGCTGACCCGAAGGCAGGATGTGCAGGCTCCTTAATGAATTTGTTGCAAGATACTCGCTTTAACCACCAAGTAGAACTGACAAGCGGAGTAATGGAAAAAGAGTGCAGTATGCTCCTGAAAGATTTTTTTAAGCAATTAAGAAACAGAAAAAAGTAG
- a CDS encoding aspartyl-phosphate phosphatase Spo0E family protein, producing MVQKDSALNKLITDIIMLKQEMMALGMQYGLNDERTVECSQQLDDLLNKHSEMVQQEPCFMTI from the coding sequence ATGGTACAAAAAGATTCAGCTTTAAACAAACTAATAACTGATATCATTATGTTGAAACAAGAGATGATGGCGTTAGGAATGCAATATGGCTTAAACGATGAACGAACCGTGGAGTGCAGCCAACAATTAGATGACCTGTTGAATAAACATTCGGAAATGGTACAACAAGAACCCTGCTTCATGACAATATAA
- the dnaX gene encoding DNA polymerase III subunit gamma/tau — MSYQALYRVWRPRKFQDVVGQTHITRTLQNAIIQGKFSHAYLFSGPRGTGKTSAAKIFAKTINCEHAPVKEPCNECAACRGIQDGSISDVIEIDAASNTSVDDIREIRDKVKYASSVVPYKVYIIDEVHMISVNAFNALLKTLEEPPKHVVFILATTEPHKIPLTILSRCQRFDFKPISNQAIVERMQTIIGTENISVSPEALETVALAAEGGMRDALSILDQAISYSEESVELEDVLAVTGGVSQQILNRIVKAMFEKNVEDALQLLDELIQNGKDPGRFVYDMIYFMRDLLLFKSAPDLEGLLERARVEEEFTQLADIISIDWVQQAIMQLNQCQQEIKWTNSPKIFIEITILSLTNRVQKEEAPSESGDTEMVSKLTSRLATLEKELTMLKENPVVQSQPVPQRETRRAPARSSKNGFKIPYDRIREALKQAGKPALKNVQSHWADFLSKLKTTNAPAHATIQDSKPAAASDEILIVAFKYEIHCSLFMDNRETVESVLETVMGKKLTIIPIPDKAWTELRAEYINKQEKPSESEQEQADPLIEEARKLVGDDLLEIHD, encoded by the coding sequence ATGAGCTATCAAGCTTTATACCGCGTTTGGCGTCCTAGAAAATTCCAGGATGTCGTTGGACAAACACATATTACCCGAACATTGCAAAATGCAATTATCCAAGGGAAATTTTCACATGCCTATTTATTCTCCGGTCCAAGAGGGACGGGGAAAACGAGTGCTGCGAAAATTTTTGCGAAGACGATTAATTGTGAACATGCACCAGTAAAAGAACCATGCAATGAATGTGCGGCATGCCGGGGTATTCAGGATGGTTCTATTTCAGATGTAATCGAGATTGATGCAGCTTCCAATACCAGTGTCGATGACATTCGCGAAATTAGGGACAAGGTGAAATATGCATCTAGTGTTGTTCCTTACAAAGTATATATTATTGACGAAGTGCATATGATTTCTGTTAATGCATTTAATGCATTGCTAAAAACCTTGGAAGAGCCACCAAAGCATGTAGTATTTATTCTTGCTACAACGGAGCCGCACAAGATCCCATTAACCATTCTTTCCAGGTGTCAACGTTTTGATTTTAAGCCAATTTCCAATCAGGCAATAGTCGAGCGTATGCAAACGATTATTGGTACAGAAAATATTTCTGTTTCACCTGAAGCTCTGGAGACAGTAGCTTTGGCTGCTGAAGGCGGGATGCGTGATGCATTAAGCATTTTAGACCAAGCCATCTCTTATAGTGAGGAATCGGTCGAATTAGAGGATGTATTGGCTGTTACTGGCGGAGTCTCACAACAAATTCTTAATCGCATTGTAAAGGCAATGTTCGAAAAGAATGTAGAAGATGCATTACAATTACTTGATGAACTGATCCAAAATGGTAAAGACCCGGGTCGATTTGTTTATGACATGATTTACTTTATGCGCGATTTACTACTTTTCAAGAGTGCACCAGATCTTGAAGGGTTACTTGAACGTGCCCGAGTGGAAGAGGAATTTACTCAGCTGGCTGACATAATTTCCATTGATTGGGTCCAACAGGCCATTATGCAATTAAATCAGTGCCAACAGGAAATAAAATGGACCAACAGTCCGAAAATATTTATAGAAATAACTATTTTAAGTCTTACAAATAGAGTTCAAAAAGAAGAAGCACCTTCAGAATCCGGCGACACAGAAATGGTTTCTAAACTTACTTCAAGATTAGCTACACTGGAGAAAGAGCTGACCATGTTAAAGGAAAATCCGGTGGTTCAGTCGCAACCTGTCCCACAGCGAGAGACAAGAAGAGCGCCTGCCCGATCTTCAAAAAATGGTTTTAAAATTCCATATGATCGCATACGGGAAGCGTTAAAACAAGCTGGAAAACCAGCATTAAAAAATGTGCAATCCCACTGGGCTGATTTTCTAAGTAAATTAAAAACGACAAATGCACCTGCACATGCTACAATACAGGATAGTAAACCAGCAGCAGCTTCAGATGAAATATTAATTGTGGCATTTAAATATGAGATACATTGCTCCTTATTTATGGATAACAGGGAGACGGTAGAATCTGTGTTGGAAACAGTGATGGGAAAAAAATTAACGATTATTCCTATCCCTGATAAAGCTTGGACAGAATTAAGAGCTGAATATATTAATAAACAAGAAAAACCTTCAGAATCTGAACAAGAGCAAGCAGATCCATTAATTGAAGAAGCACGTAAGCTTGTTGGTGATGATTTGTTAGAAATACATGATTAA
- a CDS encoding YbaB/EbfC family nucleoid-associated protein, translating to MKGMGNMGNMMKQMQKMQKKMMKAQDELHEMTFEASAGGGMVTVVANGKKEITDVQIKEEVVDPDDVDMLQDLILAATNDVLKQIDDKTNDTMGEFTKGMNMPGMF from the coding sequence ATGAAGGGTATGGGAAATATGGGTAACATGATGAAGCAAATGCAAAAAATGCAAAAGAAAATGATGAAAGCACAGGATGAGCTTCACGAAATGACGTTTGAAGCATCTGCTGGTGGCGGAATGGTTACTGTTGTGGCAAATGGTAAAAAAGAAATTACAGATGTTCAAATTAAAGAAGAAGTGGTAGACCCTGATGATGTTGATATGCTACAAGATCTTATTCTTGCTGCAACCAATGATGTGTTGAAGCAAATTGATGATAAAACAAATGATACAATGGGAGAGTTTACAAAAGGAATGAACATGCCAGGAATGTTCTAA
- the recR gene encoding recombination mediator RecR, which produces MYYPEPISKLIDSFTKLPGIGPKTAVRLAFFVLNMKDDDVLDFANALVNAKRELTHCSICGHITDQDPCSICQDTTRDQSIICVVQDPKDVIAMEKMKEYHGKYHVLHGAISPMDGIGPEDINVPDLINRLKDEEVKELILATNPNIEGEATAMYISRLVRPSGIRTTRIAHGLPVGGDLEYADEVTLSKALEGRRDV; this is translated from the coding sequence ATGTATTATCCAGAGCCAATTTCAAAATTAATTGATAGCTTTACAAAATTGCCAGGCATTGGGCCGAAAACCGCAGTCCGACTGGCATTTTTCGTTTTAAATATGAAGGATGATGATGTCCTTGACTTTGCGAATGCGTTGGTGAACGCAAAGCGAGAGTTAACACATTGCTCCATTTGTGGTCATATTACGGATCAGGACCCTTGTTCTATCTGTCAGGATACGACGAGAGATCAGTCCATTATTTGTGTTGTTCAAGATCCGAAAGATGTGATTGCAATGGAAAAAATGAAAGAATACCATGGGAAGTACCATGTGCTTCATGGCGCGATCTCCCCGATGGATGGGATTGGTCCGGAAGATATTAACGTACCTGATTTAATAAATCGTCTGAAGGATGAAGAGGTAAAAGAGTTAATACTAGCGACAAACCCGAATATCGAAGGGGAAGCCACAGCAATGTATATATCCAGGCTTGTTAGACCATCAGGTATTCGAACAACACGAATTGCACATGGGTTACCAGTAGGCGGAGATCTTGAATATGCTGATGAAGTAACCCTTTCAAAAGCGTTGGAAGGCAGAAGAGATGTATAG
- a CDS encoding YaaL family protein, with amino-acid sequence MISHGKKLKKYDVDRQLLDAFYEIENEWKQIEAFMDRSFDANEAGRQQEALARAKYLFLLREARHRNVSAKWYK; translated from the coding sequence GTGATTTCCCATGGGAAAAAATTAAAGAAATATGATGTAGACAGGCAATTGCTTGACGCCTTTTATGAAATAGAGAATGAGTGGAAGCAGATAGAAGCTTTCATGGATAGAAGTTTTGACGCAAACGAAGCAGGCAGACAGCAGGAAGCTTTAGCTCGAGCAAAATATCTATTTTTGCTAAGAGAAGCAAGACACCGAAACGTTAGTGCGAAGTGGTATAAATAA
- a CDS encoding pro-sigmaK processing inhibitor BofA family protein, with the protein MSSTIIISIMIGLIVLLLFVGAPVKPMRFIGQATVKLGIGILFLFFVNVFGGAFGLHIPINLFTAGISGFLGIFGVASLAAIHLFII; encoded by the coding sequence ATGAGTTCAACCATCATCATTTCTATTATGATTGGGTTAATTGTGCTCTTATTATTTGTGGGCGCACCAGTAAAACCAATGCGCTTTATTGGACAAGCCACAGTAAAGTTAGGTATTGGCATTCTATTTTTATTTTTCGTTAATGTATTTGGCGGGGCCTTTGGTCTCCATATTCCCATTAATCTATTTACAGCAGGTATATCCGGGTTTCTAGGTATTTTTGGAGTAGCCTCACTTGCAGCAATTCATCTTTTTATAATATAA
- a CDS encoding sigma factor G inhibitor Gin produces MNKSAYNERCGICEEPKEKGIHLYTMFICCECEHNMIHTEPREEKYAYYLQKLKNMNKPKLYS; encoded by the coding sequence ATGAATAAATCAGCTTACAATGAACGTTGTGGTATTTGTGAAGAGCCAAAGGAGAAGGGTATTCATCTATATACCATGTTTATCTGCTGTGAGTGTGAACATAACATGATACACACCGAACCAAGAGAAGAAAAATATGCATACTACCTACAAAAATTAAAAAACATGAATAAACCAAAGCTATATTCATAA
- a CDS encoding aminotransferase class I/II-fold pyridoxal phosphate-dependent enzyme, with protein sequence MDQRKTPIYQALINHTEKKPLSLHVPGHKNGEIFPDFAKKYFQPLLHIDMTELSGLDDLHAPSGIIAEAEVLAANFFQADKTFFLVGGSTVGNLAMILATCSAGERVIVQRNSHKSIMNGLELSGAHPVFITPEYDDELERYTQPSVATLREAIQAYPNAKAVLLTYPDYYGNTYDLPSMVKEAHAYNIPVLVDEAHGVHFSLGTPFPPSALEAGADVVVQSAHKMAPAMTMSSYLHMKTERLAESRIAHYLQVLQSSSPSYPLMASLDLARGFLATLRTEEKIKIIQQSSEVEHLLNESEYWEVRKGQDPLKLTLHVKQFASANEIAKLFEMEGIYPELVTHNQLLFVLGLKPFEHLDRLKKAVKRINDQLKNSHKHDTIEIAKLFPKKIEELALSYNEMKQQDSEKMPYAKALGYIAAEAVIPYPPGIPLILKGQRITESQVSAMEELVKQGVKIQLRDPSGIRVFTCTDEGEETT encoded by the coding sequence ATGGATCAGAGGAAAACACCAATTTATCAAGCTCTTATTAACCATACAGAAAAAAAACCGCTATCTCTCCATGTACCAGGTCATAAAAATGGAGAAATATTCCCCGATTTTGCAAAAAAGTATTTTCAGCCACTTTTGCATATTGATATGACAGAATTAAGCGGATTAGATGATCTACATGCTCCAAGTGGAATAATCGCAGAGGCAGAGGTATTGGCTGCTAACTTTTTCCAAGCAGATAAAACCTTTTTCCTGGTTGGAGGAAGTACTGTCGGTAATCTGGCAATGATACTGGCAACATGCTCGGCAGGCGAACGGGTCATTGTTCAGCGCAATAGCCATAAGTCTATTATGAATGGCTTGGAACTCAGCGGCGCCCACCCCGTATTTATAACACCCGAATATGATGACGAATTAGAAAGATACACCCAACCAAGTGTAGCAACATTACGTGAAGCAATCCAAGCATATCCAAATGCAAAAGCAGTACTATTAACATACCCTGATTATTATGGAAATACATATGATCTGCCGTCTATGGTAAAGGAAGCACATGCATATAACATACCTGTTTTAGTTGATGAAGCACATGGTGTACATTTCTCTTTAGGCACACCTTTTCCGCCATCTGCTTTGGAGGCAGGTGCAGATGTTGTTGTCCAATCAGCACATAAAATGGCACCAGCAATGACAATGAGTTCCTACTTACATATGAAAACAGAAAGGCTTGCCGAAAGTAGAATCGCTCACTACCTGCAGGTTCTGCAGTCCAGTAGTCCATCCTATCCATTGATGGCTTCACTTGATCTTGCGCGCGGCTTTTTGGCTACATTAAGAACGGAGGAAAAAATAAAGATTATCCAACAATCAAGTGAAGTAGAGCATTTATTAAATGAATCGGAGTATTGGGAAGTTAGAAAAGGCCAAGATCCTCTTAAATTAACGTTACACGTGAAACAATTTGCCTCTGCAAACGAAATAGCTAAGTTATTTGAAATGGAAGGAATCTACCCAGAACTTGTTACCCATAACCAGTTATTGTTTGTGCTTGGATTAAAACCCTTCGAACATCTAGACAGGTTAAAAAAAGCAGTGAAAAGAATTAATGATCAATTAAAAAATAGTCACAAGCATGATACAATAGAAATAGCAAAGCTTTTTCCAAAAAAAATAGAGGAATTAGCATTGTCATATAATGAAATGAAGCAACAAGATTCAGAGAAAATGCCTTATGCAAAGGCATTAGGATATATAGCAGCAGAAGCAGTAATCCCATACCCACCAGGGATTCCCCTGATTTTAAAAGGGCAACGGATTACAGAAAGCCAGGTAAGTGCTATGGAAGAGTTGGTAAAGCAAGGGGTAAAAATCCAGTTGAGAGATCCAAGTGGAATTCGGGTTTTTACATGCACTGATGAAGGAGAAGAAACGACGTGA
- a CDS encoding cyclic-di-AMP receptor: MKLIIAVIQDKDSNRLVDALGSENFKTTKLATTGGFLKEGNTTLMIGCEDAYVDEALEIIKANCSHREQMVAPISPMGGNADSYIPKPVKVEVGGATCFILPIESFFQF, from the coding sequence ATGAAGTTAATTATTGCGGTTATCCAAGATAAAGATTCTAATCGGCTTGTCGATGCATTAGGTAGTGAAAACTTCAAGACAACAAAGCTTGCCACTACTGGCGGTTTTCTAAAGGAAGGAAATACAACCCTAATGATCGGTTGTGAGGATGCTTATGTAGATGAGGCTTTGGAAATCATTAAAGCAAATTGCTCTCATCGTGAGCAAATGGTTGCTCCGATTTCACCTATGGGTGGTAATGCGGATTCTTATATTCCAAAACCAGTAAAAGTAGAAGTTGGAGGGGCAACCTGTTTCATCCTGCCTATCGAATCCTTCTTTCAATTTTAA
- a CDS encoding YaaR family protein, translating into MKINSEMKAKADATYIRPSQGDAKAFNQQLQSQVNRLSEQGLQQLIKDISLQGDKLARYRTFRELAKFKRMVKGFLQETVTKGFGLHTSHSFSMDGGSRQLSIVQEVDEKLVELTEEIMNQEKKTVDILGLIGEIKGLLINIYT; encoded by the coding sequence ATGAAAATTAACTCGGAAATGAAGGCAAAAGCGGATGCAACTTATATTCGTCCTTCTCAAGGAGATGCCAAGGCTTTTAATCAACAGTTGCAGTCACAGGTGAACCGTTTAAGTGAACAAGGCTTGCAACAATTGATTAAGGATATTTCCTTGCAGGGGGATAAGCTCGCTCGTTACCGTACTTTTCGTGAACTAGCCAAGTTTAAACGAATGGTGAAAGGTTTCTTGCAAGAGACGGTTACAAAGGGATTTGGGCTGCACACCTCACATAGCTTTAGTATGGATGGTGGCAGCCGCCAATTATCCATCGTTCAGGAAGTGGATGAAAAGCTTGTTGAATTGACAGAGGAGATTATGAATCAAGAAAAGAAAACTGTAGATATTTTAGGCCTGATTGGAGAAATTAAAGGGTTACTTATTAATATATATACGTGA
- the holB gene encoding DNA polymerase III subunit delta': protein MKTWAEVAEIQPLAGKILMNSMKKSRISHAYLLQGKRGTGKEDIARLLAKGLFCKEKNGVEPCHLCTECKRIDSGNHPDVHWIIPEGQSIKIDQIKNLQKEFTYSGLESNQKVYIIQGAETLTTNAANRILKFLEEPSKQTTAIMLTENSQSILPTIRSRCQIIDLKPLNTRDFQRQLIEQGMTNKNAVLMSALTNNLNEAFEMSNDEWFASARKIVVQLVEMFVTNPKDVFLFVHNHWINHFKDKTEQEQGMDLLLLAFKDILYYQIGNESSLVFFTLDDELLQKAAMSFSQHMLIEALDAVLQAKRKLKQNVQPTLVIEQLALQIQR from the coding sequence ATGAAGACATGGGCAGAAGTTGCAGAGATTCAACCGTTAGCTGGAAAAATATTGATGAACAGTATGAAAAAGAGTCGTATATCCCATGCTTATTTACTACAGGGAAAAAGAGGAACTGGAAAAGAAGATATTGCACGCTTACTTGCAAAGGGGCTTTTTTGTAAAGAAAAAAACGGGGTAGAGCCATGCCATCTGTGCACCGAGTGTAAACGAATTGACTCTGGGAATCACCCTGATGTTCACTGGATTATACCAGAAGGACAATCAATTAAAATAGACCAAATTAAAAATCTCCAAAAGGAATTTACGTATTCCGGATTGGAGTCAAATCAAAAAGTATATATTATTCAAGGAGCCGAAACATTAACTACAAATGCGGCGAACCGTATTCTTAAGTTCCTGGAAGAGCCTAGCAAACAAACAACAGCAATTATGCTTACTGAGAACAGCCAGTCCATTCTTCCGACGATCCGCTCCAGATGTCAAATTATTGATTTGAAACCACTAAATACCAGGGATTTTCAGCGGCAGTTAATAGAACAAGGCATGACAAACAAAAATGCTGTTCTGATGAGTGCATTAACCAATAATTTAAATGAAGCCTTTGAAATGAGCAATGATGAGTGGTTTGCGTCAGCAAGAAAGATAGTGGTACAATTAGTAGAAATGTTTGTAACGAATCCGAAAGATGTCTTTCTTTTTGTTCATAACCATTGGATTAATCATTTTAAAGATAAAACGGAACAAGAACAAGGCATGGATTTGCTGCTGTTAGCATTTAAAGATATTCTTTACTACCAAATAGGTAATGAAAGCTCGCTCGTATTCTTTACTTTGGATGATGAGTTGCTTCAAAAAGCGGCAATGTCTTTTTCGCAACATATGTTAATAGAAGCATTGGATGCGGTGTTACAAGCAAAAAGAAAGCTGAAGCAAAATGTGCAGCCAACATTAGTAATAGAGCAGTTAGCACTTCAGATACAGAGGTGA